A window of the Pelagicoccus albus genome harbors these coding sequences:
- a CDS encoding redoxin domain-containing protein yields MTSFLKACILLVSLFSIQFFASSASAQERYRVGDVVENFTLVDRATGQNVSLHDFEGKIVFLEWFAYWCPFCQAAAEDVEKGIVQYYRNSGNVNGIPVMHVGLNLQADAETLTQSFIEKYSMQQVLNDFDRKVANRFQASNQPIFAIINGVAASPSHEQWELLYTRLGYGDLDQPIDTFRAAIDSVLAPSASSAPEITQDPLNLRVATGSQIILSVEANGSDLSYAWERDGLILESQTTENLIIAQAQLSDAGSYAVSVSNSGGSTKSASAQVCVSYSLSDYLQMSGLPGEDAAIGSDPDGDGFSNVFEYLGQSDPDDPLSRPNLSFSVSSTKDGPLFDVSLVTHPDSIGYSAVLETSPLPDFSERVEQWQLSASGSLQELFPTGDARSIFARIAVSEN; encoded by the coding sequence ATGACTTCGTTTCTCAAAGCCTGTATCCTACTAGTATCTTTATTTTCGATACAGTTTTTTGCATCTTCCGCGTCAGCCCAAGAACGCTACCGAGTGGGAGATGTGGTAGAGAACTTTACTTTAGTCGACCGAGCCACCGGGCAAAACGTCAGCCTGCACGACTTCGAGGGAAAAATCGTTTTCCTCGAATGGTTTGCCTACTGGTGCCCTTTTTGCCAAGCGGCAGCTGAGGATGTGGAGAAAGGAATCGTGCAATACTATCGTAACTCCGGCAACGTGAATGGAATTCCAGTCATGCATGTAGGCCTGAACCTACAGGCGGACGCGGAAACCTTGACGCAAAGTTTCATCGAGAAGTACTCCATGCAGCAGGTGCTAAATGACTTCGACCGAAAGGTCGCAAATCGCTTCCAAGCAAGCAATCAACCCATTTTTGCCATCATAAATGGCGTGGCTGCATCTCCCAGCCACGAACAATGGGAATTGCTCTACACGCGACTCGGCTATGGCGACCTCGATCAACCGATAGATACCTTTCGAGCTGCGATCGATTCCGTTCTCGCCCCCTCAGCCTCCTCCGCTCCGGAAATAACACAGGATCCTCTGAACCTGAGAGTCGCCACCGGTTCGCAAATCATCCTGTCGGTGGAAGCCAATGGTTCAGACCTCAGCTACGCCTGGGAGAGGGACGGACTCATCCTCGAGAGTCAGACCACCGAAAACCTAATCATCGCCCAAGCTCAACTCTCCGACGCGGGCTCCTACGCAGTTTCTGTGAGCAACTCGGGCGGTTCGACAAAAAGCGCTTCAGCACAAGTCTGCGTATCGTATTCCCTTTCTGATTACCTGCAGATGTCGGGCTTGCCGGGTGAGGACGCAGCTATCGGATCCGATCCAGATGGAGACGGCTTTTCGAACGTATTTGAATACTTAGGACAGAGCGATCCGGACGATCCATTATCCCGGCCAAATCTCTCTTTCTCGGTAAGCTCGACCAAAGACGGCCCGCTGTTCGATGTCTCTCTCGTTACACATCCCGATAGCATCGGCTATTCGGCTGTCTTGGAAACAAGTCCCCTACCCGACTTTTCCGAACGAGTCGAGCAATGGCAGCTATCCGCCTCGGGAAGCTTGCAAGAACTTTTCCCTACCGGGGACGCTCGCTCGATATTTGCCCGCATCGCAGTAAGCGAGAATTGA